In Horticoccus luteus, the following proteins share a genomic window:
- a CDS encoding DEAD/DEAH box helicase has translation MTPDQSITFASLQLAAPLQRALADKAYTHPSPIQAQAIPLLLDGRDVIGIAQTGTGKTAAFALPMLHRLSTQPKPIVARQPRALILTPTRELAAQIAENIALYGRYLQLRHTVIFGGVGEQPQIRQLAAGVDIVVATPGRLLDLMEQRCLALDRVEFFVLDEADRMLDMGFAPSVKRVLAKLPARRQSLLFSATMPETIRSLASAFLRDPVRVEVSPVASTAERIDQRVCHVDAGNKPRLLVHLLETHPEGLALVFSRTKHGANRIAKNLVRDGIPADAIHGNKSQGARERALAAFRNGTLRVLVATDIAARGIDVKGIGLVVNFDLPNEPESYVHRIGRTARAGADGLAIALCSAEERSFLRDIQRLIRREIPVFTDHPFPIGSAVPRPAPADRAPHGHRNHSSHARPAGRSHSNHGSAPSPAARPAGHAPAAAKPAAHSPLARGRSWGFARPGGRGPSSR, from the coding sequence ATGACACCTGATCAGTCCATTACCTTTGCGTCGCTGCAACTTGCGGCGCCGCTCCAACGCGCTCTCGCCGACAAGGCCTATACGCACCCTTCGCCCATTCAGGCGCAGGCCATTCCGCTCCTGCTCGACGGCCGCGATGTCATCGGCATCGCTCAGACCGGCACCGGCAAAACCGCCGCCTTCGCGTTGCCGATGTTGCACCGCCTCAGCACGCAGCCGAAGCCCATCGTCGCCCGCCAGCCGCGCGCGTTGATTCTCACGCCCACCCGCGAGCTCGCCGCGCAGATCGCGGAAAACATCGCGCTCTACGGCCGCTACTTGCAACTGCGCCACACCGTCATTTTCGGCGGCGTCGGCGAACAGCCGCAAATCCGCCAGCTTGCTGCCGGCGTCGATATCGTCGTCGCCACCCCTGGCCGTCTTCTCGACCTGATGGAGCAACGCTGCCTCGCGCTGGATCGCGTGGAATTCTTTGTTCTCGATGAAGCCGATCGCATGCTCGACATGGGTTTTGCTCCGTCCGTGAAACGCGTGCTCGCGAAGCTCCCCGCCCGCCGCCAGTCCCTCCTCTTTTCCGCGACGATGCCCGAGACCATCCGCTCGCTCGCCAGCGCGTTTTTGCGCGATCCCGTGCGCGTCGAGGTCAGCCCCGTCGCCTCCACCGCCGAACGCATCGACCAACGCGTGTGCCATGTCGACGCCGGCAATAAACCCCGCTTGCTCGTGCACCTGCTGGAAACGCATCCGGAAGGCCTCGCGCTCGTCTTCTCGCGCACCAAACACGGCGCCAACCGCATCGCCAAAAACCTCGTGCGTGACGGCATCCCCGCCGACGCCATTCACGGCAACAAATCGCAAGGCGCCCGCGAACGCGCCTTGGCGGCGTTTCGCAACGGCACCCTCCGCGTCCTCGTCGCGACCGACATCGCGGCCCGCGGCATCGACGTCAAAGGCATCGGCCTCGTCGTCAACTTCGACCTGCCCAACGAGCCCGAGTCCTACGTTCATCGCATCGGCCGCACCGCGCGTGCCGGCGCCGACGGCCTCGCGATCGCCCTGTGCAGCGCCGAGGAACGCTCCTTCCTGCGCGACATCCAACGCCTTATCCGTCGCGAAATCCCGGTCTTCACCGACCACCCGTTTCCCATCGGATCCGCGGTCCCGCGCCCCGCGCCTGCTGATCGCGCACCGCACGGCCATCGCAATCACTCGTCGCACGCCCGTCCCGCGGGCCGTTCGCACTCGAATCACGGCTCCGCGCCCTCCCCCGCGGCCCGCCCCGCCGGCCACGCTCCCGCGGCCGCGAAACCCGCCGCGCATTCCCCGCTCGCGCGGGGTCGCTCGTGGGGCTTTGCCCGCCCCGGCGGTCGCGGCCCTTCATCGCGCTAA
- the clcA gene encoding H(+)/Cl(-) exchange transporter ClcA: MSTRDVKRRHLMWKAMLVGLVAGVLASAFRLSLTYAEHWRITQIHAHHTWFAAAISIGLAMVGGGLGVWLVRRYAPETAGSGIPHLKAVVLGRQTLRWKRLIPIKFFAGLLAIGGGFALGREGPTVQMGGATGLAVSDALRITPGEGERKALISAGSGAGLAAAFNAPLSGVMFVLEELHGAFTPVVFISAFLACVSADVVARVLTGSMPVFALPIVTPPPLTILPLAALMGVVLGFVGVAYNRGLIASLDWFGKFKRVSPFVVGALAGLVIGVVGYFWPGVVGSGYPLADRSLTGEIAFHWLPLLFLARFVLTLVSYGCGAAGGIFAPILVIGALAGVFIGMVGHNVSPAWIPSVPVFAVLGMGALFAAAVRAPLTGIVLMVEMTGQYNIMLPLLTACLCAYGVAEALHTPPIYEALLERSFPDPAHAHQA; this comes from the coding sequence TTGAGCACAAGAGACGTCAAGCGCCGTCACTTGATGTGGAAGGCGATGTTGGTGGGATTGGTGGCTGGCGTGCTGGCGTCCGCCTTTCGACTCTCGCTCACCTACGCTGAACATTGGCGCATCACGCAGATCCACGCGCATCACACGTGGTTCGCCGCGGCCATTTCCATTGGTCTCGCCATGGTCGGCGGCGGACTCGGCGTGTGGCTCGTGCGTCGCTACGCGCCCGAGACGGCGGGCAGCGGCATCCCGCATCTGAAAGCGGTCGTGCTCGGTCGGCAAACGCTGCGGTGGAAGCGGCTCATCCCCATCAAATTTTTCGCCGGCCTGCTCGCCATTGGCGGCGGCTTCGCGCTCGGTCGCGAAGGCCCCACGGTGCAAATGGGCGGCGCAACCGGTCTCGCCGTCAGCGACGCTTTGCGGATCACGCCCGGCGAAGGCGAACGCAAGGCCCTCATCAGCGCCGGCTCCGGCGCCGGCCTCGCCGCGGCCTTTAACGCGCCGCTGTCCGGCGTGATGTTCGTGCTCGAAGAATTGCACGGTGCCTTCACGCCGGTCGTGTTTATTTCGGCCTTTCTGGCGTGTGTTTCGGCCGATGTCGTCGCCCGCGTGTTGACTGGCAGCATGCCGGTGTTCGCCCTGCCCATCGTGACGCCGCCGCCGCTCACGATCCTGCCGCTGGCCGCGCTCATGGGCGTCGTGCTGGGTTTTGTGGGCGTGGCCTACAATCGCGGTCTCATCGCCAGTCTGGATTGGTTTGGAAAATTCAAACGCGTTTCACCCTTCGTCGTCGGCGCCCTCGCCGGCCTCGTGATCGGCGTGGTGGGTTATTTCTGGCCGGGTGTCGTCGGTTCCGGCTACCCCTTGGCGGACCGTTCCCTCACCGGCGAAATTGCGTTTCACTGGCTGCCTCTGCTGTTTCTCGCGCGTTTTGTTCTCACGTTGGTGAGCTACGGCTGCGGTGCCGCCGGCGGCATCTTTGCGCCGATCCTCGTCATCGGTGCGCTCGCGGGCGTCTTCATCGGCATGGTCGGCCACAACGTCAGCCCCGCTTGGATTCCCTCCGTGCCGGTGTTTGCGGTCTTGGGCATGGGAGCGCTTTTCGCCGCCGCGGTGCGCGCGCCACTTACCGGCATCGTGCTGATGGTCGAAATGACCGGACAGTATAACATCATGCTGCCGCTCCTCACCGCCTGCCTCTGCGCCTACGGTGTCGCCGAAGCGCTGCACACGCCCCCCATCTACGAAGCGCTCCTTGAGCGCTCCTTCCCCGATCCCGCGCACGCGCACCAGGCGTAG
- a CDS encoding TIGR02597 family protein, producing MLAVAAVLSLLSPVRTLAVDVASAPVGYVNITLLRASDTIVAVPLAAGIAYSGRITSILPSAGGQFIVKVSGAPAFASDQFKQFYYLRIGTGARHGAYFTIVANTADTLTLDSEGNDYSALAVGDTIKIRRYWTLGTLFPVAESNTPLNPLAASPGPLGPQRRSQIILFDHGYEGINLPAAGVYYFTSAGWYQAVTGNPRADDIVLHPDSSFIIRQPAVIAQDTVWAVAGSVVEEDERIPLFTSSSGPQDNVVALNRPFDTALSASGLDASFVASASTFPNDRRDQLLVFDNTVRAFNKTPVATYYRVGRDWIKAAPGNPTANDTVLNATTGLVIRKFRDATSASTEWVSPHVN from the coding sequence ATGCTCGCTGTCGCCGCTGTCCTGTCCCTGCTCAGCCCTGTCCGCACCTTGGCGGTCGACGTCGCGAGCGCCCCCGTTGGCTATGTTAATATAACTCTTCTACGCGCCTCCGACACCATCGTCGCGGTGCCGTTGGCCGCGGGGATTGCATACAGTGGCAGGATAACCTCCATCCTCCCGTCCGCCGGCGGTCAATTTATCGTAAAGGTTTCCGGCGCGCCCGCTTTTGCGTCCGACCAATTCAAGCAATTTTACTATTTGCGCATCGGCACCGGCGCACGCCACGGCGCCTATTTCACCATCGTCGCCAACACCGCGGATACGCTCACTTTAGACAGTGAGGGCAATGACTATTCAGCCCTGGCCGTCGGCGACACGATCAAGATCCGGCGTTACTGGACGCTGGGCACTCTTTTCCCGGTCGCTGAATCGAACACCCCGCTCAATCCGCTCGCCGCCTCGCCCGGCCCGCTCGGTCCGCAACGCCGCTCGCAGATCATCCTCTTCGATCACGGCTACGAAGGCATCAATCTGCCCGCGGCCGGTGTGTATTATTTTACCTCCGCCGGTTGGTATCAAGCGGTGACGGGCAACCCGCGGGCCGACGACATCGTGCTCCATCCCGACAGCAGCTTCATCATTCGTCAGCCGGCGGTGATTGCGCAGGATACCGTCTGGGCGGTCGCGGGTTCAGTCGTCGAAGAAGACGAGCGGATCCCCCTCTTCACCTCATCCTCCGGCCCTCAAGACAACGTCGTCGCCCTCAACCGCCCCTTCGACACCGCCCTGAGCGCCAGCGGACTTGACGCCTCGTTCGTCGCCAGCGCTTCCACGTTTCCCAACGACCGGCGCGATCAACTTCTCGTCTTCGATAACACCGTGCGCGCTTTCAACAAGACGCCCGTCGCCACTTATTATCGGGTTGGCCGCGATTGGATCAAAGCGGCTCCCGGCAATCCCACCGCCAACGACACCGTGCTCAACGCCACGACCGGCCTCGTCATTCGCAAGTTTCGGGACGCGACCAGCGCCTCGACCGAATGGGTGAGCCCCCACGTCAACTGA
- a CDS encoding tail fiber protein has protein sequence MKTFLAALLLLAGTLTAFAQTSSVPTLLSYQGHVTDASGTPIGNASPVNRTVTFKFYSVSSGGTPLYAETQTVTISGGDFSVLIGNGTGVSGLRGPSAPALTPFTVLSSIFTGNVYLGLTVDDGTAAADPEITPRQQIVSSAYSFRAKVAEALADAALTTTMLADTAVSTNKIGAAQVTTAKIANNAVTTALVADGNITNGKLASGAVTTAKIADGNVTTAKIADGNVTTEKLAAGAVTGATIADGTITSVDIADGTIAAVDLAANSVSTPKIVTNAVDYSKLEPGVQQSLCPTGTIVPFAGDTAPPGWVLCDGTALNRTSFANLFAVIGTRFGYTDGTNFRVPDFRGRFLRGRDGGAGRDPDRNSRVAMNANGSTGDRVGSVQGDQLAAHNHGYKDIYYSESGGNSTAYNNSIGSNKTDWDNEGYELNRTTDNTGGTETRPQNASVNYIIKV, from the coding sequence ATGAAAACATTCCTCGCCGCCCTCCTGCTCCTCGCCGGCACCCTCACCGCCTTCGCGCAGACATCCAGCGTCCCCACTCTCTTGTCCTATCAAGGCCACGTGACGGACGCCTCCGGCACGCCCATCGGCAACGCCAGTCCCGTCAACCGCACCGTCACCTTCAAGTTCTACTCCGTCAGCTCCGGCGGCACTCCTCTCTATGCCGAGACGCAGACCGTCACCATTTCCGGCGGTGACTTCAGCGTGCTGATTGGCAACGGCACCGGCGTCTCCGGCCTGCGCGGTCCCAGCGCACCCGCCCTCACGCCGTTCACGGTTCTCTCCTCCATCTTCACCGGCAACGTTTACCTCGGCCTCACTGTGGACGACGGCACCGCCGCCGCCGATCCTGAGATCACCCCCCGCCAGCAAATCGTCTCCTCCGCCTACTCCTTCCGCGCGAAAGTCGCCGAGGCTCTCGCCGACGCGGCTCTCACGACGACCATGCTCGCCGACACCGCCGTCTCCACCAACAAGATCGGCGCCGCCCAGGTAACCACCGCCAAGATTGCCAACAACGCCGTCACCACCGCTCTCGTCGCCGACGGCAACATCACCAACGGCAAACTCGCCAGCGGCGCCGTCACCACCGCCAAAATCGCCGATGGCAACGTCACCACCGCGAAGATCGCCGATGGCAACGTCACCACGGAAAAACTCGCGGCCGGCGCGGTGACCGGCGCCACGATTGCCGACGGCACCATCACCAGTGTCGATATCGCCGACGGCACCATCGCCGCGGTCGATCTCGCCGCCAACAGCGTTTCCACGCCTAAAATCGTCACCAACGCCGTCGACTATTCGAAACTCGAACCCGGCGTTCAACAAAGCCTCTGCCCCACGGGCACGATCGTGCCTTTCGCCGGTGACACCGCGCCCCCCGGCTGGGTGCTTTGCGACGGCACGGCGCTTAATCGCACTTCCTTCGCCAATCTTTTCGCCGTCATCGGCACTCGCTTCGGTTACACCGACGGCACGAATTTCCGCGTGCCCGACTTCCGTGGCCGCTTCCTGCGCGGCCGCGATGGCGGCGCCGGTCGCGACCCGGATCGCAACTCCCGCGTTGCGATGAATGCCAACGGCAGCACCGGCGATCGCGTCGGCTCCGTGCAGGGCGACCAGCTCGCCGCCCACAACCACGGCTACAAAGACATTTATTATTCCGAGAGCGGCGGTAACAGCACGGCCTACAACAACAGCATCGGCTCCAACAAAACCGACTGGGATAACGAGGGCTACGAACTGAATCGCACGACCGACAACACCGGCGGCACGGAAACCCGTCCACAAAACGCCAGCGTGAATTATATCATCAAGGTCTGA